In the genome of bacterium, one region contains:
- a CDS encoding NUDIX domain-containing protein codes for MRRDVAVVVGRFQVPYLHPGHKFILNYALAHHDRVLVVIGCSPLPLSRRNPLDFETRSMMISRYFPDVVIARIEDNRSDEIWSARLDEIIEGYFPSTNAVLYGSRDCFFEHYKGKHRTELVEAQSDRNGQEYNATEMREAVGALGSPDFRVGMIYASKLPFPTSYQVVDTAIIRDSDQSVLLGHKIGDGEKFRFVGGFVDPTDPSLERAAKRETLEEVGSIETDCYKYLGSARIADWRYRGGLDGVMSAFFVAKYIYGRPQASDDLNALAWVPLSELEGKVIDEHLPLVEMLKEYLGQTLAKSAR; via the coding sequence ATGCGTAGAGATGTTGCTGTTGTCGTTGGGCGTTTTCAGGTTCCGTACCTTCATCCAGGCCATAAATTCATATTGAATTATGCTTTGGCTCATCATGACCGAGTTTTGGTTGTGATAGGGTGTTCTCCGTTGCCTTTATCGAGGCGTAACCCGTTGGACTTCGAAACCAGATCGATGATGATCAGCCGCTATTTCCCAGATGTTGTAATTGCCAGAATCGAGGACAATCGCAGCGATGAAATCTGGTCCGCTCGACTGGACGAAATTATCGAAGGATACTTTCCATCTACGAATGCTGTGCTTTATGGCTCGAGAGACTGTTTCTTTGAGCATTATAAGGGCAAGCATCGTACCGAATTGGTTGAGGCTCAGAGTGATCGTAATGGTCAGGAATACAATGCCACGGAAATGCGGGAAGCGGTCGGAGCTCTGGGCAGTCCCGACTTCCGGGTTGGCATGATCTATGCTTCTAAATTGCCTTTCCCTACCTCTTACCAGGTGGTGGATACGGCTATCATTAGAGACAGCGATCAGTCAGTGCTGCTCGGTCATAAGATCGGCGACGGCGAGAAATTTCGGTTCGTGGGCGGATTTGTAGATCCTACGGATCCCAGCCTCGAGCGGGCTGCTAAGCGGGAAACCCTCGAAGAAGTGGGTTCCATCGAAACTGATTGTTATAAATATCTCGGTTCTGCGAGAATCGCCGACTGGCGGTATCGCGGCGGATTGGATGGAGTAATGTCTGCTTTCTTTGTTGCTAAGTATATTTATGGCCGGCCGCAGGCCAGCGATGATTTGAATGCCTTGGCTTGGGTCCCGTTGAGTGAACTGGAAGGCAAAGTTATTGACGAGCACTTGCCCCTGGTAGAGATGCTCAAGGAATATTTAGGCCAAACTTTGGCTAAAAGTGCGAGGTGA
- a CDS encoding NUDIX hydrolase, which produces MKNTAKNKLFKPALDPKDLKFAIIAADAALWTVADGQLLIRLVSVNVPPYFNNKAGLPGGLILPTEVNAEQSVKRLLRDKAGVIDSKVYLEQLYTFSDINRDPRGRVVALAYTGIVPWDRLSTRERENSADSWWQNVKKLPSMAYDHKEIIATALDRLKTKAAYTTIVAQFMPKEFTLTELEQAYELILDKDIDKRNFRKKILSLGILKDTGKERRGGKFRPAKLYAFRSLNVEVIEVL; this is translated from the coding sequence ATGAAGAACACAGCTAAGAACAAATTGTTTAAACCGGCGCTGGATCCTAAGGATCTTAAATTTGCTATTATTGCCGCCGACGCAGCACTTTGGACAGTTGCCGACGGCCAGCTTTTGATTCGCTTGGTCTCGGTTAATGTCCCTCCTTATTTCAATAATAAAGCTGGTTTGCCGGGCGGGCTGATTCTTCCTACGGAAGTTAATGCGGAGCAATCCGTGAAGAGACTGCTTCGCGATAAAGCGGGTGTGATAGATTCCAAAGTCTATTTAGAGCAATTGTATACTTTTTCGGATATCAACCGCGATCCGCGCGGCCGTGTAGTGGCCTTGGCTTATACGGGGATTGTTCCATGGGATCGGCTTAGTACGCGCGAACGGGAAAATTCTGCCGACTCATGGTGGCAAAATGTAAAAAAATTACCAAGCATGGCTTACGACCACAAAGAGATAATTGCTACTGCCTTAGACAGGCTGAAGACGAAAGCGGCTTACACGACTATAGTAGCGCAGTTCATGCCTAAGGAATTCACTTTAACCGAACTAGAGCAGGCTTACGAATTGATACTGGATAAAGATATTGATAAGCGTAATTTCCGAAAGAAGATACTCAGCTTAGGGATACTCAAAGATACCGGCAAAGAGCGTAGGGGAGGCAAGTTTCGACCGGCAAAGTTATATGCATTCCGTTCACTCAATGTAGAAGTGATCGAGGTTCTTTAA
- the mscL gene encoding large conductance mechanosensitive channel protein MscL translates to MLQGFKAFLMRGNVVDLAVGVVIGASFGSVVNSLVADVITPLISALAKVPDFSKLAFVINGSAIGYGKLLNALIAFVLVAAAIYFFVVVPMGKILAKVSKPGSPTSKACEECLGEIPYQASRCKHCTQPVAKA, encoded by the coding sequence ATGTTACAAGGCTTTAAGGCTTTCTTAATGCGGGGCAATGTCGTAGACCTAGCGGTTGGTGTGGTTATTGGTGCCTCCTTCGGAAGCGTAGTTAATTCATTAGTAGCAGATGTAATTACACCACTTATCTCTGCTTTAGCCAAGGTGCCCGATTTTTCGAAGCTGGCATTTGTCATTAATGGCAGCGCAATCGGTTATGGCAAGCTACTGAATGCTCTGATTGCATTCGTACTGGTGGCGGCGGCAATTTACTTTTTTGTGGTGGTACCCATGGGGAAGATTTTAGCCAAGGTTTCTAAGCCTGGGAGTCCGACCAGTAAAGCGTGCGAGGAATGCTTGGGGGAGATTCCTTATCAGGCCTCACGCTGCAAGCATTGTACCCAGCCGGTGGCAAAGGCTTAA
- the rsgA gene encoding ribosome small subunit-dependent GTPase A — translation MDLSNVGLKHYTTQYPKLQELATQENLGRIFSEHKTDWDMVTASGPIKGIILTTMRQKTLPADLPKVGDWVVYEIIPGERKAKILRTLPRYSVLSRFKIKDEAEQIIAANIDLMFLVLSVDQIYNAMQLNRYLTIAQNGGITPVIVINKTDKARGANSLAGGIKKLHPTLKIISTSAKTKIGLQELERNISAGQTAVLVGNSGAGKSSIVNALLADSRQATKNVGNEGRGRHTTTRREMFVLPNGGVVIDTPGMRTLETSKSSGSIFSELEVLSRNCKFRNCDHIKSSGCALQKALVEKTITEKQLQQFIALTNSPTPRPSYHKSSR, via the coding sequence ATGGATTTATCAAATGTCGGGTTAAAGCATTACACCACACAATATCCGAAACTCCAAGAGTTAGCCACCCAAGAAAACTTGGGTCGCATTTTTAGCGAACACAAGACCGATTGGGATATGGTCACAGCATCCGGACCCATAAAAGGCATTATACTCACTACAATGAGACAGAAAACTTTACCAGCAGATTTGCCGAAGGTCGGCGACTGGGTGGTATACGAAATAATTCCTGGAGAACGCAAAGCAAAAATTTTACGCACCCTCCCCCGCTATTCTGTATTATCCAGATTCAAAATCAAAGATGAAGCCGAGCAGATTATCGCAGCCAATATTGACCTGATGTTTTTAGTGCTGAGCGTTGATCAAATTTACAACGCAATGCAATTGAACCGCTATCTGACAATCGCACAAAACGGCGGCATCACTCCCGTCATAGTGATTAACAAAACAGATAAAGCGCGAGGAGCAAACTCTCTTGCAGGGGGAATAAAAAAACTTCATCCGACTCTAAAAATTATCTCTACCAGTGCAAAAACAAAAATCGGCCTGCAAGAATTAGAAAGAAATATTTCTGCTGGGCAAACTGCTGTGTTGGTCGGAAATTCCGGTGCGGGCAAATCAAGTATTGTAAACGCACTCTTAGCTGACAGTAGACAGGCAACTAAAAATGTAGGCAACGAAGGACGCGGCCGGCACACTACCACCCGCAGAGAAATGTTTGTTCTGCCGAATGGCGGAGTTGTGATCGACACCCCAGGCATGAGAACCTTAGAAACCAGCAAATCAAGTGGCAGTATATTTAGCGAACTAGAAGTGCTAAGTCGTAATTGCAAATTTCGTAATTGTGACCATATCAAGAGCAGCGGGTGCGCTCTGCAAAAAGCCCTCGTGGAAAAAACTATCACCGAAAAACAACTTCAACAATTTATTGCTCTGACCAATAGCCCTACCCCGAGACCAAGCTATCACAAATCAAGTAGATAG
- a CDS encoding SET domain-containing protein — protein MKKEQKDLREQLQVKRSIAGLGLFTKQPIKKGSFIIEYVGPLLNDEQVQKKGGKYLFALGKKWTIDGTNRKNIARYINHSCLPNCEPIQYAQRIKIKAKRNIKAGEELFYDYGKEYFDEFIGKHCRCPKHSKAKKSSRNNK, from the coding sequence ATGAAAAAGGAACAAAAAGATCTAAGGGAGCAGCTGCAGGTTAAGCGCTCTATTGCAGGCCTAGGCCTATTTACAAAACAGCCAATAAAAAAAGGCAGCTTTATTATCGAGTATGTGGGACCGCTGCTTAATGATGAACAGGTTCAAAAAAAGGGCGGGAAATACCTGTTTGCTTTGGGCAAGAAATGGACTATCGATGGCACCAATCGAAAAAATATAGCTCGTTACATTAACCATTCTTGTCTGCCAAACTGCGAACCTATTCAGTATGCACAACGCATTAAGATTAAGGCAAAGCGGAATATCAAAGCAGGTGAAGAACTATTTTATGATTACGGCAAGGAATATTTCGATGAATTTATCGGTAAGCATTGCCGCTGTCCAAAGCACTCTAAAGCTAAAAAAAGTTCAAGAAATAACAAATAA
- a CDS encoding thioredoxin domain-containing protein has product MSKEVKILLGIAGAVIIGGVLLAIFANPQPKEPGAPVDKDSLVRENSHMTGSRDAKVTIVEFGDFQCPACKAAQPEVKAILDEYKDNPNFNFVFRNFPLDTIHPNAHVSAEAAEAAGAQGKYWEMNDMLYEKQSEWSTSLTPIDIFAGYAAELGLNVDQFKQAVQQRLYADIINTDYKDGEAIGVNSTPTFFINGQKQNKVLNRTELKELIEAELAK; this is encoded by the coding sequence ATGTCTAAAGAAGTAAAAATTTTATTAGGAATTGCAGGTGCGGTAATTATCGGAGGGGTGTTGTTGGCAATTTTTGCAAACCCTCAGCCTAAAGAGCCTGGTGCTCCCGTAGATAAAGATTCTCTGGTAAGAGAAAACAGTCACATGACTGGCAGTCGTGATGCTAAAGTTACTATTGTCGAATTTGGTGATTTCCAGTGCCCTGCGTGCAAGGCTGCTCAGCCAGAAGTCAAGGCGATTTTAGACGAGTATAAAGATAATCCAAACTTTAATTTCGTGTTTAGAAATTTTCCTTTAGATACAATTCACCCGAATGCCCATGTGTCTGCTGAGGCTGCAGAAGCTGCCGGTGCACAGGGTAAGTATTGGGAAATGAATGATATGCTCTACGAAAAGCAAAGCGAGTGGTCTACTAGCCTTACCCCAATAGATATTTTTGCAGGGTACGCAGCAGAGCTCGGGTTGAATGTCGACCAGTTTAAGCAAGCTGTTCAGCAGCGCCTGTATGCAGATATCATCAACACCGACTATAAAGACGGTGAAGCGATCGGTGTCAATTCGACGCCAACTTTCTTCATCAACGGCCAAAAGCAGAACAAGGTGCTAAATCGTACCGAACTTAAGGAGTTGATCGAAGCCGAATTGGCCAAATAA
- a CDS encoding disulfide bond formation protein B has translation MIDLIKKNALYLAWTGSLVGMLGSLYFSEIANYPPCVLCWYQRIAMYPLVVIIGFAIYKKSRDMLLPAFVLAAIGWIIGLYHNLLYYEILPEAAAPCIAGVSCTTKFIEWFGFVTIPLLAFAGFTGVLILLVIHWKATKPQKEVNNV, from the coding sequence ATGATTGATTTAATAAAAAAGAATGCATTGTATTTAGCATGGACGGGCAGCCTTGTGGGAATGCTGGGAAGTCTGTACTTTAGCGAGATCGCTAATTATCCTCCTTGCGTGCTGTGCTGGTACCAGCGCATTGCCATGTACCCTTTGGTGGTGATAATCGGCTTTGCGATTTACAAGAAAAGTCGCGATATGCTCCTGCCGGCGTTCGTATTAGCAGCGATAGGCTGGATTATTGGCTTGTATCACAACTTGCTTTACTACGAAATTTTGCCAGAGGCAGCAGCGCCTTGCATTGCCGGCGTTTCGTGCACAACAAAGTTTATCGAATGGTTTGGCTTTGTGACTATTCCGCTGCTCGCTTTCGCTGGTTTTACAGGCGTATTAATTTTATTAGTAATTCATTGGAAGGCTACTAAGCCCCAAAAGGAAGTTAACAATGTCTAA
- a CDS encoding ferric reductase-like transmembrane domain-containing protein, whose product MKRLAIYSFFLTNFAITLGFWWYFNGESFVAGGIPVKLLMIGKLSGLIATIFALNQLLLIGRIKWIESVFGLDKLSRVHKWTGYITLLLIVSHVSLVTRAYSLINDIGYFSQYFSFLTEYDDVIYAFIALVILFTTVGLSITIIRRNLKYEWWYYVHIFNYAAFFLFALHQFEYGLASSSEWFRAYWLALYSFVALHILYFRFFKPLYNFQRFGFTIDKVESENGVATSVYITGNNIEKFTRRSGQFMIFRFLQKGFYWQKHPFSLSWGAHNKEIRLTAKKLGDFTELMPNLKPGTKVLVDGPHGVFTSDKIRQNKVLLIAGGIGITPLRSLSEELAGNIDLTLIYSAKTRNEAVLLEELKNIQNFSSSQHPFKLIEIYSDEKVTGAEHGMLNKGKLVQLVPDLTERDVFLCGPPAMMKALKSAMAELGLPKKQLHWERFAL is encoded by the coding sequence ATGAAAAGGTTAGCTATATATTCATTCTTCCTGACCAACTTTGCTATAACCCTAGGTTTTTGGTGGTATTTTAACGGCGAGTCGTTCGTTGCTGGAGGTATTCCCGTTAAACTCCTGATGATCGGAAAGCTATCCGGCCTGATCGCGACTATCTTTGCATTAAACCAGCTGCTGTTAATCGGCCGCATCAAATGGATTGAATCCGTGTTCGGATTGGACAAGCTTTCTCGTGTCCACAAGTGGACAGGCTACATTACTCTCTTGCTCATAGTAAGCCATGTCAGCCTGGTGACCAGGGCCTACTCCCTGATTAATGACATAGGTTATTTCTCGCAGTACTTTTCCTTTCTAACCGAATACGATGACGTAATTTACGCATTCATTGCACTGGTGATTTTGTTCACCACGGTCGGGCTGTCTATTACCATAATCCGGCGGAACTTAAAATACGAATGGTGGTACTACGTTCATATTTTTAACTACGCGGCTTTCTTTCTGTTTGCGCTGCACCAGTTTGAATACGGATTAGCAAGTTCCAGCGAGTGGTTCCGAGCTTACTGGCTGGCGCTGTACAGTTTTGTAGCTTTGCATATTTTGTATTTTCGGTTTTTTAAGCCGTTATATAATTTTCAACGCTTTGGTTTTACTATCGATAAGGTTGAATCAGAAAACGGCGTAGCCACCAGCGTATACATTACCGGCAATAACATCGAGAAATTTACACGCCGCAGCGGACAATTTATGATCTTCCGTTTTTTGCAAAAAGGTTTTTATTGGCAGAAGCATCCGTTCTCTTTATCCTGGGGAGCGCACAACAAGGAAATCAGGCTAACCGCTAAAAAGCTGGGTGACTTTACCGAACTAATGCCAAACTTGAAGCCAGGAACTAAAGTTTTAGTCGACGGCCCTCACGGAGTATTCACTTCGGATAAGATCAGGCAAAATAAAGTCTTATTAATCGCCGGCGGGATAGGAATCACCCCGCTGCGATCCCTGAGCGAGGAGTTGGCGGGAAATATAGATCTTACTCTTATATATAGTGCTAAAACGAGAAACGAAGCCGTACTCCTCGAAGAACTAAAAAACATTCAAAATTTTAGCAGCTCACAGCATCCATTCAAACTAATAGAAATCTATTCCGATGAAAAGGTAACCGGCGCAGAACACGGCATGCTTAATAAGGGTAAGCTGGTTCAGTTAGTGCCGGATCTTACGGAACGTGACGTCTTCTTATGCGGCCCCCCTGCCATGATGAAGGCGCTAAAAAGCGCCATGGCCGAATTAGGCCTGCCTAAAAAACAACTCCATTGGGAACGTTTCGCGTTGTAA
- a CDS encoding response regulator transcription factor, with product MRLLIISDDELFAKKLDLSLRQVHFNVDVAGTVEQGEFWARSTDYDLAVVEHSQQCNATNICREIRARGRNTIIMVVTELLSSDEAIELFNAGVDDYISKFSHFSEIIARIKALLRRPRQMISDEHTLGDLVLDARRYVVRRGKKQVHLTKKEFGILEYMLRNKDIVLTRTDLIEHVWDINTDLFSNSLETHILNLRKKIEKTGHPKLIHTVSGRGYKIALQP from the coding sequence ATGAGGCTCCTCATAATAAGCGATGACGAGCTCTTCGCAAAAAAACTCGACCTCAGCCTTAGGCAAGTTCATTTTAATGTCGACGTAGCCGGGACTGTGGAACAAGGAGAATTCTGGGCACGCAGCACAGATTATGATTTGGCGGTTGTCGAGCATTCACAGCAGTGCAACGCCACCAACATTTGTAGGGAAATCAGGGCCAGGGGGCGCAATACCATTATCATGGTCGTCACCGAACTGCTATCCAGCGATGAAGCTATCGAATTATTTAACGCCGGTGTAGATGACTACATAAGCAAGTTCAGCCACTTCTCAGAAATCATTGCCAGGATTAAAGCCTTGTTGCGACGACCTAGACAAATGATATCTGATGAGCATACTTTAGGGGATTTAGTATTAGACGCTCGCCGCTACGTAGTGCGGCGCGGCAAAAAGCAAGTTCATCTTACAAAAAAAGAGTTTGGCATTTTAGAATACATGCTGCGCAACAAAGATATTGTCTTAACGCGCACCGACCTTATCGAACATGTCTGGGATATCAATACTGACCTCTTTTCCAATTCGCTAGAAACTCATATCTTAAATTTAAGAAAGAAAATAGAAAAGACAGGACATCCCAAGCTGATCCACACCGTTTCCGGACGGGGTTACAAGATAGCCCTGCAGCCATAA
- the queA gene encoding tRNA preQ1(34) S-adenosylmethionine ribosyltransferase-isomerase QueA: protein MQSFQKLLESYDYKFPPELIAQAPVSPRDAAKLLVYDRTTGQTSHDIYRNILKHLPKNSVLVLNQTKVVPARLEVIKPSGGKARILYISSEKEYLIFLSDRKLEPGSLVKMSSVTPKGKAIAFTVFKKSDQFYYLKPSFPVKKVYEVLNEYGQTPLPPYIKSPRLKGKKLLKEYNTVFAKTLGSVAAPTASLHFTPALLNKIQKAGIQIVYTTLHVNLGTFAPLHEDQWKKQRLHEEWYEISNAAAKTLNSAKKSGSTIIAVGTTVVRTLESASNPAGKLTKLSGNTHLFITERTKLRFVDSLLTNFHVPRSSLLMLVSSLIGRKRLLELYKMAIRKKYRLFSFGDGMYIK, encoded by the coding sequence ATGCAATCCTTTCAAAAATTATTGGAATCTTATGATTATAAGTTTCCTCCAGAACTTATAGCACAGGCTCCGGTTTCGCCCCGCGACGCGGCCAAGCTGTTAGTTTACGATCGTACCACTGGCCAAACATCACATGACATTTACAGAAACATCCTAAAACATCTGCCTAAAAACTCAGTGCTGGTTTTAAACCAAACCAAGGTTGTGCCAGCCAGGCTGGAAGTCATCAAGCCCAGCGGAGGCAAAGCCCGTATTCTATATATATCGAGCGAAAAAGAGTATCTTATATTTTTAAGCGACCGGAAACTCGAGCCGGGCAGCTTGGTTAAAATGAGTTCAGTTACACCAAAAGGCAAAGCTATAGCATTTACCGTTTTTAAAAAATCGGACCAGTTCTACTATTTAAAACCATCATTTCCTGTTAAGAAAGTTTATGAAGTACTAAACGAATATGGTCAAACTCCGCTGCCTCCTTATATCAAAAGTCCACGCCTGAAAGGGAAAAAATTACTAAAAGAATACAACACAGTTTTTGCCAAAACTTTAGGCTCAGTTGCGGCACCAACAGCCAGCCTGCACTTTACACCAGCCTTGCTTAATAAAATTCAAAAAGCGGGAATTCAAATTGTTTATACAACACTGCATGTTAATCTTGGCACTTTTGCACCACTTCACGAAGACCAGTGGAAAAAGCAAAGGCTGCATGAAGAATGGTATGAGATTAGCAACGCCGCTGCAAAAACCTTAAACTCGGCAAAAAAGTCCGGGTCCACGATCATTGCGGTAGGCACAACGGTTGTGCGAACACTGGAATCAGCCAGTAACCCAGCAGGAAAACTAACTAAACTCTCGGGAAACACACACCTATTTATTACAGAAAGGACCAAGCTAAGGTTTGTAGATTCCTTACTAACGAATTTTCACGTCCCTCGATCAAGCTTGCTTATGCTTGTGTCTAGTCTTATTGGAAGAAAGAGACTCTTAGAGTTGTACAAGATGGCGATTAGAAAAAAATACCGCTTATTCTCGTTCGGTGATGGTATGTATATAAAATAA
- a CDS encoding prolyl oligopeptidase family serine peptidase, translating into MHTYRTRFAREIVAEFLPPARATKKQRVILLCDGAPSMPNKKQMLEFFSKKGFWAIHVHYRGSWESDGKFLAKSPHQDVLDVIEQLPEGFTELWGNKKFKVKPDKIYVIGGSFGGAAAILASMDKRIDKVAAISAMLDWTKPGPDEPYPKMVRFFKEAFGNGYRLHPKGWDKLKSGKFYNPVNHVEDIDGQKILMIHARDDRTCPYSITKKFAEQTKSKLISLPRGDHMSSSLIMKPRFYKSFLKFIKS; encoded by the coding sequence ATGCATACATACCGAACAAGGTTTGCCAGAGAAATTGTGGCGGAATTTTTACCACCAGCCCGTGCTACAAAAAAGCAGCGAGTAATTTTACTGTGCGACGGCGCACCAAGCATGCCTAACAAAAAGCAGATGTTGGAATTTTTCAGCAAGAAGGGTTTTTGGGCAATTCACGTCCACTACCGCGGCAGCTGGGAAAGCGATGGTAAATTTTTAGCGAAATCCCCCCATCAGGATGTTTTGGATGTTATTGAACAACTTCCAGAAGGCTTTACGGAACTATGGGGAAATAAAAAATTCAAAGTTAAACCAGACAAAATTTATGTAATCGGCGGCAGCTTCGGTGGCGCTGCAGCCATACTAGCGAGTATGGACAAACGGATAGATAAAGTGGCAGCAATTTCTGCTATGCTCGACTGGACAAAGCCAGGGCCCGACGAGCCATATCCTAAGATGGTTCGGTTCTTTAAAGAAGCTTTCGGCAACGGATACAGGCTGCACCCGAAAGGCTGGGACAAGCTAAAAAGCGGTAAATTTTATAATCCAGTAAACCATGTTGAGGATATAGACGGGCAAAAAATCCTGATGATTCACGCTAGAGATGACCGTACCTGCCCTTATAGCATAACCAAGAAATTTGCCGAACAGACAAAAAGCAAGCTTATCTCCCTCCCGCGTGGCGACCACATGAGCTCCAGTCTGATCATGAAGCCCCGTTTCTATAAATCATTTCTTAAATTCATCAAATCCTAA
- a CDS encoding DUF3048 domain-containing protein, which yields MKLKIAVIIILVLVVGFTGWRIWKATRNDSSNTTSQEEVKKLPSINGELVDEDKATRRPIAVVIENHSDSRPQSGLNEADIVYETLAEGGITRFLAIFQTKDPKEAGPVRSARPYFNFLSNMWGASYVHAGGSKQALSELASRVHKNLFDVNEFSYGDYFYRDTERYAPHNLYTDIKDDQRKLLQKKDENLWQSRIIFQTQTTAPEQIIPEITKVTLPFSTDSYEATYTYDQQSNSYKRFIKSIATIDKNGSVQVSPKNVLIMLTDISTNPNDDLGTQNIKLTGNGPCFLFNNGKFKRCNWEYLENRHVYTDAEGLPLVLEAGQTWIEVFPRNRQNDIKWQ from the coding sequence ATGAAACTGAAAATTGCTGTAATCATAATCCTTGTTCTAGTAGTTGGCTTTACCGGCTGGCGCATTTGGAAGGCTACGCGCAACGATTCCAGCAATACTACCTCACAAGAAGAAGTAAAAAAATTACCAAGTATAAATGGCGAATTAGTGGATGAAGACAAAGCCACCCGAAGGCCCATTGCGGTAGTAATAGAAAACCATTCCGACAGCCGGCCCCAGTCCGGCTTAAACGAAGCTGATATAGTTTATGAAACTTTGGCAGAAGGCGGAATCACCCGCTTCCTGGCTATTTTTCAGACAAAGGATCCAAAGGAAGCTGGCCCGGTTCGTTCCGCGCGCCCGTATTTTAACTTTTTATCCAACATGTGGGGAGCTTCATACGTACACGCCGGTGGCAGTAAGCAGGCGTTGTCGGAATTAGCCTCCAGAGTTCATAAAAACCTGTTTGACGTTAATGAATTCAGCTACGGCGATTACTTCTACCGGGATACCGAACGTTACGCGCCCCACAACCTTTACACCGATATTAAAGATGACCAGCGCAAGCTGCTGCAAAAGAAAGACGAAAACCTATGGCAAAGCCGGATCATCTTCCAAACACAAACCACTGCGCCAGAACAGATTATTCCCGAAATAACCAAAGTTACCCTGCCTTTCTCGACGGATAGCTACGAGGCTACTTACACGTACGACCAGCAAAGCAATTCGTACAAACGCTTCATAAAGAGTATTGCCACCATAGACAAAAATGGTAGTGTCCAAGTTTCGCCAAAGAATGTACTGATTATGCTTACAGATATTTCCACTAACCCCAATGACGATTTAGGTACGCAAAACATCAAGCTCACTGGCAATGGACCCTGCTTCCTATTTAACAACGGTAAATTCAAGCGATGCAATTGGGAATACCTGGAAAACAGACACGTTTATACCGATGCCGAAGGTCTACCGCTGGTATTGGAGGCTGGCCAAACCTGGATTGAAGTTTTCCCAAGAAACAGGCAAAATGACATTAAATGGCAGTAG
- the bcp gene encoding thioredoxin-dependent thiol peroxidase, which yields MTLKINQKAPDFTLPDQDGAKHKLSDYQGQWVLVYFYPKDDTPGCTTEACTLRDNFPAFKKLKVKVFGISVDSEKSHKKFADKYQLPFTILADEDKKVVEKYGVWQEKSMYGKKYMGTVRNSYLINPEGKIAKIYEKVKPAMHAEEVLADIKELSK from the coding sequence ATGACTCTTAAAATAAACCAAAAAGCCCCTGACTTCACACTTCCGGACCAGGATGGCGCAAAACATAAGCTCTCCGATTACCAGGGCCAATGGGTGCTTGTCTACTTCTATCCAAAAGACGACACACCAGGATGCACCACTGAAGCCTGCACCTTGCGCGACAATTTTCCGGCCTTTAAAAAATTAAAGGTTAAAGTCTTCGGCATAAGCGTGGACAGCGAAAAGAGCCATAAAAAGTTCGCAGATAAATACCAGTTACCCTTCACAATATTGGCAGACGAAGACAAGAAAGTGGTCGAGAAATATGGAGTGTGGCAAGAAAAAAGTATGTACGGCAAAAAATATATGGGCACCGTACGAAACTCTTATTTGATCAACCCAGAAGGCAAGATTGCCAAAATTTACGAAAAGGTTAAGCCTGCTATGCATGCAGAAGAAGTTCTGGCAGATATTAAAGAATTATCGAAATAA
- a CDS encoding acylphosphatase yields the protein MKKHVSITVHGKVQKVGFRFSAIEKALEWNLVGVVKNYDNDKVQIEVEGELDDLQKFLKWCHVGPQGSKIDKVDYVSTEELQNYETFQGEW from the coding sequence ATGAAGAAACACGTATCAATTACAGTCCATGGCAAAGTTCAAAAAGTTGGATTCCGCTTTAGCGCAATCGAAAAGGCTTTGGAATGGAATTTGGTTGGAGTGGTAAAAAACTATGACAACGATAAGGTCCAAATTGAAGTTGAAGGAGAGCTTGATGATCTGCAAAAGTTTCTAAAATGGTGCCATGTTGGACCGCAAGGATCCAAAATCGACAAAGTTGATTACGTTTCCACCGAGGAGCTACAGAATTACGAGACCTTTCAGGGAGAATGGTAA